A segment of the Suncus etruscus isolate mSunEtr1 chromosome 7, mSunEtr1.pri.cur, whole genome shotgun sequence genome:
CTTAATATAATAGATGCTTAGGCACAAAGTTTATGCTTTgccaaaaattgtattaaaaatattatgacaATCCAAAACAATATCTACCATAACTGCATAATTATGAATTtgatgggggtggagagatagttctggaggtaaggcactttgccacttgcatgcagaagatcggtggttcaaatcccgtcatcccatatggtcgccccgagcctgccggggagtaatttctgaatgtagagccaaggcGTACCCCTGAgccgctgccgggtttgacccccaaaaccaaaataaataaataaaaatgaatttgatgATTAACATTCATGGgtatgttcccccccccccccaaaatcatttCTTGGTTCTCAGCCCAATCAGGCCAGCAGCTTCAATATTAAGGCTTGAAGATGCTGGTTCTGGCTCTGGCCCTACAGAGAGGGGATCTCCCCATTTACACTAGAGATGTTCAGAGGGTTCTCTAGGTTCATTCATCAGGTACTGCCTAATGCTTTTcagaactttatttaaagaatgttTCTAGGAATCAGTCTTGGAATACTGTAGTGCGAGGGATAATGTACTAGGGATGAAATTGGGACCATTGACTGAACAATCAACTGCATACACAGCATATGCCTTATATTCTGTACTTTTTCTAGCCCTTTTTCCAATCATTTCTTGCAAAATACTAAACAATCTaacttatttcttaatttatcatAAACATGACCATAAATTATTCAGGATAAATAAGATACCATAACATGGTAGAGGTAAAATATGTAAAGCCATATAAGGGGCTGTTATAATTTTTCATAGATTTGGGTCTTTGGAGACCTCtgaggcagtgttcaggggaacctggggcccacacccagctgttcAGCACCCATGCTGGTCCTGATTGTTGAATGCTAGAGTCTAAAGTGCTCCTAGGCCATCAACACTACCCAGTGGCATGCCACAGACCTCCACTAATACCTCATAAAAACATActaaagggccaaagagatatagCTATGCAGCTAAGGTGTTTGCCCCGGGTTCAGTCCTGGCACCACACTATGCTCACCCAAACtcctaacaggagtgatcccctgcCGCTCAAAACCAGAAGCCTCTGAGTATCagctggttgtggctcaaaaacaaacaaaaaacataccaTTAAAATGCATTCTAACACTAGATATGGTAAAAACTATATTTAACTACTTTCtatgataatttaattaattattaaaattggtACAAAGTAACAGAATTGTTACTCAATTACATatatcctatttttaaaatactattcttaaataccacagaaccaaatacattttataaaagcgAAAACCATATTTTTGTGAATGCCACATTTTCTATAGTGACAAATAATTCCTCCCTAGATAGTTCTTCAATGTAAACAATATGTAATTCAGAGAAACTGAACAAAATATTGCAGAAACAAACAGTTCTGTGTTAACTAAATTCACTTATGTCTATCAACTTTTTGTAAAAAGTTCATTTCATTTTGTCTCCATCAGGTGCTGAATGCATATcaataacagaaaaatagaaaagaaaactccTGTGTTGGATCTTCCTTTTAATctaaagtgttttttttctcatttaaaaccaTAGGTAGACGGTATAAGGACAAAGTACCTGAATCCCAGCAGCCAGAGTCTGAACTACCAGCATTGCAACTTACCCTATGATTGGAGGCAGATGCCatgtctcaattctttttttttttttttttttttttttggtttttgggtcacaccttgcagctcaggggttacttctggctcttatgctcagaaatcgctcttggcaggctcaggggacccatatgccGATGCCGGggtttccaaccaccaatgttctgcatgaaaggcaaatgccttacctccatgccatctctctagtCATGTCTCACTTTCTTCATTGGAGACAAGAGTAGCAGCACATATCTAAGCATTGTTCCTGAGGACCAAATCAAACAACTAAAGCCTAGAATACAGAAGATGCAAACCACTATACATAGTCAGTCATATTGTACAATTTAATTCTGCCCACTGGTTATTTAAGtgaagtatattatatatatatagctcttTATCAcactatttataattaatatttctatCTCAGATAAACCAACAAATATctatgacttccttttttttctatttttaattatgagaacaatgatgcaaagaggactaagataaagttacagtgaaaggaaaCAAATCGCCCactaaacagagttctcagaagaaataccccttgctgacgcctaaaatattgaacttacagtcaaaaaaaacattaagaaaaataggcagaacccatgtacaattactttgttcacaAGTCCCCTGATTGCTAGTACATTGTAACATTCTTTAGCAATACACAAAGTAacgtaaagccatgagatttatgtgactccttaactttgaaggcatagtatttttatatattcatgcacataccatattagtttaagttaacatcaaaagtttagagttttttttgggggggatattcaaagggcacagtaaaaaccaGTGTGTAGAGTGCAAACtatgtttgcataggcccaccaaaatatgggggtcatagaaaggaaatagccttggtctaaactaacaaggagaccctatcccctgacgtttcctggcacaagaccaactctaggctccaggcaaaactattttattcaatccaagtcaattgtccatagtgccaatacagttatattttttcatgcagccctattgttggcatcaggtttctgtattaaagatcctggaatctgcacatcctacattgaaatcaggctggtgtggagtatcctctagttcccacctcccaattaagggggcaatacagcaagccctgtccagtaaggaggtcattgttcttgttcagTCTTTTCAGtgtaagagaagtctcttttgagtagatcgatgtcagagcagctgtagggtcttccttggtagacgattgcctccaggtgatgttatagacaacccttggatgttttgtagatgtcttctctagatcaggggtgaatgaagaatgcccattcttctaaggcttgtgccaggtctttatgtcaatgttcagggtgtaaggtccccattgcaactacaagatttgtgtgttcccccatctctattagatagaacTTAttgatatgtatagtattttcctgttttaatgtgcctaagcaaacaataaataaagccacgtggcattatcagagtatatgaGGCGTAAaacacatccaacaatacccatgacttggttcaaacataagcattaaactgagggatttattcacaccaaattccatattgagcagttcacaaagagaagataaaaagggggtgggtcgtcactgtataagaatatATTCAGCAAAAAGTTATAGCGTCAaggaaacacccataaaatgttgaaaagaccatacgtgtcctttttatgccctcttggaatagttgggtggggtgGTTAACTCCAGGGCACTACTTTGGTCTGtaacttaggactctacagtatttaagttagaaagggtaaatgaggagtagatgataggggttaagaaagttaaagagaaaatgatCCCTTTGTAGGGATGTGCAAAAGGGCAGTGTACAAAAATGGACAtatctgcatacataaaaacatagttcaatgatagtgagtacatATTAATGTATCTTTTGCGCGTGGGAGCGATAGCCCCCATgcaatttgaaaatatagactgaaaCGAGATTACCAGTGAatctgggaggccagaagttcagagcctcACCCCAGACCCttcctaaggagctgaatggataatgggggaaagcctagggtaccttcaagctccgccaagggacccaactcaatatcttgacttcttacttttgataatatttatttgagTCTTGCCATTTCAGCCCTTGggtaagaaaaattatttggtcaaataatttttcaatgtAATACTGAGGCAAGCttctatttttatgattaataCTATTAATTCTAATAATACATATAAAGTAGAATATATAGTGACATGTATGAGTATCTCTTACATTCTAGATTGAAAAAGCTCCTTGAACAAGAAAAAGCTTATCAAGcccacaaagaaaaggaaaatgctaAGCGAACAATAAAAACTAAGAGATGAGCTTGTGAAACTCAAGTCTTTTGCACTCATGCTGGTAGATGAAAGACAAATGCATATTGAGCAACTTGGCCTGCAAAGCCAGAAAGTACAGGATCTTACTCAGAAActaagggaagaagaagaaaagcttagAGCCGTTACCTCCAAGTCCAAAGAAGACAGGCAGAAATTACTCAAGTTAGAAGTAGATTTTGAGCACAAGGCTTCAAGGTTTTCCCAAGAGCATGAAGAGATGAATGCAAAATTGGCAAATCAAGAATGTCACAACAGGCAACTTAGACTCAAGCTGGTTGGTTTAACACAACGAATAGAGGAACTAGAAGAGACGAACAAAAATCTTCAAAAAGCAGAGGAAGAACTTCAGGAATTAAGAGATAAAATTGCCAAAGGGGAATGTGGCAACTCCAGTCTAATGGCAGAGGTGGAAAATCTTCGGAAGCGTGTTCTTGAAATGGAGGGTAAAGATGAGGAGATCACGAAAACTGAATCTCAGTGCAAAGAACTAAAGAAGAAGCTGCAAGAACGAAGAGCATTCACAGTCGTGACTCAAACTTGAAGTTGAGCAGTTACAAAAAGAATGTCTGAACTGGAGAAATTGGAAGAAGCATTCAGCAAAAGTAAACATGAATGTAGCCAGTACATTTGATCTGGAGAAAAGAAAACGAACTTAACCCCCAAAGACCTGTGAATGAGTTGGAGGTGATTAAGACTCGTATTTAAAGAACTAGAATGTTCTGAAAGTAGATTGGAAAAGGCTGAATTAAGCTTAAAGGATGATCTTACAAAATTGAAGTCATTTACTATGATGCTGGttgactgaaagaaaaaatatgatggaaaaaataaagcaagaagagagaaaagttaGATGGTCctcaataaaaacttttaaggTGGAGCAAGGGAAGGTTATGGATGTAActgaaaaattaatgaaagaaagtaagaagctTTTAAAACTGAAATcctgaaatggaagaaaaaggtatcaaCTTGACAAAAGAGAGAGATGAGTTAATAGGCAAGCTGaaaagtgaagaagaaaaatCCTCTGAATAAGCTGCAATGTTAACATGCTGAAGAAGAGATTGGATGGGATAGCGGAAGCAGAGGGAGAAAAGAACAAGAGGAAGATTTTGGAAAGGGTCAGAATTCACTTGCCCAGAAGATAACAAGATTAAGGAATTAACTCTTGAAATTGAAAGACTGAAGAAAGAAACGTCTTCAGCAATTAGAGGTAGGTTGAAGGGGATTTGATGAAGACAGAGGATGAGTATGATCAGCTAGAACAGAAATTCAAAACTGAGCAGGATAAGGCAAAACTTCCTCTCTCGACAGCTGGAAGAGATTACGCACCAAATGGCCAAGAACAAAGCAATAGAGAAAGCAGAGGTTGTGAGTCAGGAAGCCTGAGCTAAGACACAGATTTCGGTTGGAAGAAGCCTAAAAGTCGAGACTTGAAAGCTGAAGTACATGCTCTAACGAGAAGATTCATGAATCTAACTGAACAAGAGGATCAGCTTTCTCAGCTCCAAGTTGATTATTCTGTCCTTCAACAGAGATttatagaagaagaaaataaaaacaaaaaatatgggaCAGGAGGTTCTCAGTCTAACCAAAGAATTGGAACTTTAAGCGTTATAGGCCGAGCTCTTAGACCCAGCATGATGAAGAAGAATGGTGGATATTCCTGTTATGTCTACTGGAGTCCAGACTGATGTCAGCAGTGAGGCAAGCAGAGGAAGAGACACCAGCAGTCTTCATACGGAAAACCTTCCAAGAAGAAAATCATATCATGAGTAACCTTCGACAGGTGGGGCCTGAAGAAACCCATGGATAAGATCCTCTGTTCTGGACAGATACCCTCCAGCAGCAAATGAACTCAGCGCAAGAAAGTCTGGATTCCCATGGATGAAAAAGGGAAAATGGGTTGCCAATCACTCAAGAGAAAGGACCTCAAACAAATTCCCAATTCAGGGCACcaggtgagctggacctttcacaAAGCAGGGCCAAGCCCTTACATATTCGAGTCACCCCAGACCATGAGAACAGTACTGCCACCCTTGGAGATAACAAGCCCAACATCTGAAGAGTTTTTTTTCTAGTACACTGTCATTCCTACCTTAGGAAATCAGAAACCAAGGATAACTATTATTTCCATCACCCAAATGTTATGTCTCAAAGCCAAAAAAGCGGAGATAGTACATCTTGGTACTGAACGAGCCATGTCTCCAGTCACTATCACTACATTTTCCCGAGAAATAGACCCCAGAAGGTGGAAGAGGTATGTTTGCAGACAGGCCCCACATCCCCCCATTCAGATAATGACTAAGTCCACATCACCTGTGCCAGCTGAGACAACTGTCTCCCCAGAGTCCCAGGAAATGCCCATAGGAAGGACAGTCCTTCAAAGTcaccccagaaaaacaaactgTCCCCAACTTCAGTTTCGGAAATACAAACTCCAATGCCAACATCATCACCACAGAAGACAATAAAATTCATATTCACTTAGGTTCTCAGTTTAAACGATCCCCAGGGACCTCAACTCTGAAGGAGCAAGTCCAGTTATTACTGTCGACCTGTCAGCGTGACTGCTGAAAAAGAGGTTCCCACTGGCACGGTCCTTCGCTCTCCCAGGAATCATCCTTTCCTCACGATCTGGCTCCAGCAAAGTGATGAGCACTATCACTATC
Coding sequences within it:
- the FILIP1 gene encoding LOW QUALITY PROTEIN: filamin-A-interacting protein 1 (The sequence of the model RefSeq protein was modified relative to this genomic sequence to represent the inferred CDS: inserted 4 bases in 3 codons; deleted 30 bases in 24 codons; substituted 10 bases at 10 genomic stop codons); the encoded protein is MRSRNQGGENLSKGHISCPKSSIISNEEDKNLSEDAKKKYKSNRKEDDAIPSGTVKRHLKLSGEREEKNKKTLELSKEDLLQLLSIMEGELQAREDVIHMLKTEKTKPEVLEAHYGSAEPGKVLQVLHRDALLAQEKSIGEDVYEKPISELDRLEEKQKETYRRMLEQLLLAEKCHRRTVYELENEKHKHTDYMNKSDDFTNLLEQERERLKKLLEQEKAYQAHKEKENAKRTIKLRDELVKLKSFALMLVDERQMHIEQLGLQSQKVQDLTQKLREEEEKLRAVTSKSKEDRQKLLKLEVDFEHKASRFSQEHEEMNAKLANQECHNRQLRLKLVGLTQRIEELEETNKNLQKAEEELQELRDKIAKGECGNSSLMAEVENLRKRVLEMEGKDEEITKTESQCKELKKKLQERRAFTVVTQTXSXAVTKRMSELEKLEEAFSKSKHECSQYIXSGEKKTNLTPKDLXMSWRXLRLVFKELECSESRLEKAELSLKDDLTKLKSFTMMLVDERKNMMEKIKQEERKVRWSSIKTFKVEQGKVMDVTEKLMKESKKLLKLKSEMEEKGINLTKERDELIGKLKSEEEKSSEXSCNVNMLKKRLDGIAEAEGERTRGRFWKGSEFTCPEDNKIKELTLEIERLRKKRLQQLEVVEGDLMKTEDEYDQLEQKFKTEQDKANFLSRQLEEITHQMAKNKAIEKAEVVSQEAELRHRFRLEEAKSRDLKAEVHALTRRFMNLTEQEDQLSQLQVDYSVLQQRFIEEENKNKNMGQEVLSLTKELELXALXAELLDPAXXRRMVDIPVMSTGVQTDVSSEAAEEETPAVFIRKTFQEENHIMSNLRQVGPRNPWIRSSVLDRYPPAANELSARKSGFPWMXKRENGLPITQEKGPQTNSQFRAPGELDLSQSRAKPLHIRVTPDHENSTATLEITSPTSEEFFFXYTVIPTLGNQKPRITIISHPNVMSQSQKSGDSTLGTERAMSPVTITTFSREITPEGGRGMFADRPHPPIQIMTKSTSPVPAETTVSPESQEMPIGRTVLKVTPEKQTVPNFSFGNTNSNANIITTEDNKIHIHLGSQFKRSPGTSSEGASPVITXRPVSVTAEKEVPTGTVLRSPRNHLSSRSGSSKVMSTITITPSQSSSSRGTQSVSGQDGSSQRPTPTAIPMSKGPPPPYESRKAVVAVQERGNLTKLDPRAETQSMKIELKKSAASSALSLGGGKG